In the genome of Limnobaculum zhutongyuii, one region contains:
- a CDS encoding IS1 family transposase has protein sequence MNKNIICIFCEDETNVTKFGTTKTNIQRYRCKACGKSFQTDYLYRGKESLALSYTIQKLSSSGYSPEEIRKMTDARQETIFRHLNN, from the coding sequence ATGAATAAAAATATCATATGTATATTTTGTGAGGATGAGACGAATGTTACCAAGTTTGGGACAACAAAAACCAATATACAACGCTATCGTTGTAAAGCTTGTGGTAAATCATTCCAAACTGATTACCTTTACAGAGGAAAAGAATCTTTGGCTCTCTCATACACCATTCAAAAACTCTCCTCTTCTGGATATTCTCCTGAAGAGATAAGAAAAATGACCGATGCCAGACAAGAGACAATTTTTAGACACCTAAATAACTAA
- a CDS encoding universal stress protein: MYKSILVPVDILEEELTGNAVKHAVYLAKLSDAKMRLLHVLPISSAIINSYALGYPELKDKASVKAEEDLKKLADSIDLPVGQVSYSIAFGSPRDEIAVVASEVSADLIVIGSRRPNITTHLLGSNASGIVRYANTCVLVVR, from the coding sequence ATGTACAAATCTATTTTAGTCCCGGTGGATATTCTGGAAGAAGAACTGACAGGGAATGCAGTCAAGCATGCGGTATATCTGGCTAAATTGTCAGATGCGAAGATGAGATTACTCCACGTATTACCTATCTCATCAGCTATTATTAACTCTTATGCTTTGGGCTATCCAGAGCTCAAAGATAAAGCTTCCGTTAAAGCAGAAGAAGACCTTAAGAAACTGGCAGATTCAATTGATCTCCCTGTGGGGCAGGTTTCCTACTCTATTGCATTTGGTTCGCCCAGAGATGAAATAGCCGTAGTTGCGAGTGAAGTGTCTGCAGATTTAATTGTTATTGGCTCAAGGAGGCCAAATATAACCACCCATCTATTAGGATCAAATGCGTCGGGTATTGTGCGATATGCGAATACTTGCGTCCTGGTTGTAAGATAA
- a CDS encoding DNA polymerase III subunit theta: MSHNLADLPKEEREKVDVDLHASGIAYKERYGMPFNFREIEALIPVNLREYFKQRVDFYRSNPYHLGKLPYIANEK; this comes from the coding sequence ATGAGTCATAATCTGGCAGATCTTCCAAAAGAAGAGCGTGAAAAGGTCGACGTGGATTTGCACGCATCAGGTATTGCGTATAAAGAACGTTATGGTATGCCATTTAACTTTCGTGAAATCGAAGCGTTGATTCCGGTTAACCTTCGGGAATACTTTAAGCAACGCGTCGATTTCTATCGTAGTAACCCCTACCACTTGGGTAAGTTACCCTATATTGCTAATGAAAAATAA